The sequence below is a genomic window from Marmota flaviventris isolate mMarFla1 chromosome 9, mMarFla1.hap1, whole genome shotgun sequence.
gaaaaaagaatggtaAGAAGGGTGTGTCAAAGTGATTCTCAATGTGAAAGGAAATGAGGTTTCTTACAAAGGTTGAAAGAATCCCCATCAGGGAGTTGGGCTCTGAGTTCCCCAGGCTGAGATACTCTTCTCCCGTTTGCCTCACTGTCTGCAGGAAGTGGGCAGATCCAACTGTGGCAATTCCTCCTCGAGCTACTCTCTGATAGTGCCAACGCCAGCTGTATCACCTGGGAGGGGACCAACGGGGAGTTCAAAATGACGGACCCCGATGAGGTGGCCAGGCGCTGGGGAGAGCGGAAAAGCAAGCCCAACATGAATTATGACAAGCTGAGCCGGGCCCTACGATATTACTACGATAAAAACATTATGACCAAAGTGCATGGCAAAAGGTATGCCTATAAATTTGACTTCCACGGCATTGCCCAGGCTCTGCAGCCACATCCAACCGAGTCGTCCATGTACAAGTACCCTTCTGATATCTCCTACATGCCTTCCTACCACGCCCACCAACAGAAGGTGAACTTTgtccctccccacccttcctccATGCCTGTCACTTCTTCCAGCTTCTTTGGAGCAGCGTCACAATACTGGACCTCTCCCACTGGTGGGATCTACCCTAATCCCAATGTCCCTCGTCATCCTAACACCCATGTGCCTTCACACTTAGGCAGTTACTACTAGAAGCTTACTCATCAGTGGCCTTCTAGCTGAAGCCCCAATTCTCACTCTTCCTGGACACTTTAGACTCTAAAGGACATATGTGGCcttgaagagaaaacaaaactggATGTTCTTTTTCATTGGATAGaacttttgtatttgttcttaaaaacatttttttttaatgtcaataactttttcttcctctacctGAACAAAGAGATGGAACATTCCATGGGCCAGTACGCCATTTTGGATTCTCAATCTCCTATCATCATATGAGTTGAGTATTTAGATGACTGGAATGGTTATATCATGGTTCTGAGAAAGAagctataattttctttatatttgtgtGAGCAGAGCAGTTTCTTATCAACACACGGGTCTCATCATTGTAGAATTCAGTACAATAATAAATCATGGACTTAACCAGTCATGTTCTGGTTTGAGACTTAGTGAAAATAGACACAGGAAGCTTATAATCTTTTTTGGGGGAACCTAACTCAGTGGATGGCAACTGGAACACTGGCTGTTAGCCAGTGATGTTTTCACCCAACtggaatttgaaagaaagaacatatatgtgtgtatttaagaAGCCATGGGCATTGCAAAATCCCATCAGTGGGCAATATGTACTCACTGACCATTCTCTCTAGAAATAGTCAAGAATATGAACTAAGAAATTTTAATGCAAATACAGACATTcctaaaagacagaaaattaaataaattttttaaatgacagtggGTCCCAGAACTTTGAAAAGTCATAGGGATTTCTAACTTGAACAGATTCGCAAGCGCTGTGCGTTTGTCAGGCCATCAGACCAGGGTCAATCATTCAGAAGGCAACTTACTGTATAAATTATGCAGAGTTATTTTCCTATATCTCAcagtattaa
It includes:
- the Fli1 gene encoding Friend leukemia integration 1 transcription factor isoform X2 — protein: MDPDPTLWTQEHVRQWLEWAIKEYGLMEIDTSFFQNMDGKELCKMNKEDFLRATSLYNTEVLLSHLSYLRESSLLAYNTTSHTDQSSRLSVKEDPSYDSVRRGGWGNNMNSGLNKSPPLAGAQTMSKNTEQRPQPDPYQILGPTSSRLANPGSGQIQLWQFLLELLSDSANASCITWEGTNGEFKMTDPDEVARRWGERKSKPNMNYDKLSRALRYYYDKNIMTKVHGKRYAYKFDFHGIAQALQPHPTESSMYKYPSDISYMPSYHAHQQKVNFVPPHPSSMPVTSSSFFGAASQYWTSPTGGIYPNPNVPRHPNTHVPSHLGSYY